The Xylophilus rhododendri region CGCGCAGCGCCACCGAACTCCAGCTGCCCGGCCGCGAGAAGGCCGAATTCGGCATCTGGGAATCCGAGCCCGGCCGCTTCCAGCGCACGGTGGAAGAGGGCGAGATCATGGTGATCCTGTCCGGCTACGCCGTCTTCACCGGCACCGACGGCCAGCGCACCGAGATGGCCGAGGGCGACACGCTGATGTTCCCGCCGATGACCAAGGGCGAGTGGGTGGTCGAGAAGAAGCTGCGCAAGCTCTACGTGCTGCTCTGAGCCTCTTGCGTCCGCCGGGCCGAAGCCATCGGCCGGCGGGCGCCCGACGCCCGGCTACTTGAAGATGACGGTCTTGTGGCCGTTCTGCAGCACCCGGTGCTCGCTGTGCCACTTCACGGCGCGGGCCAGCACCTGGCTCTCGGTGTCGCGGCCCTGGGCGGTGAAGTCTTCCACCGTCTTGCTGTGGTCCACCCGGGCCACGTCCTGTTCGATGATCGGGCCTTCGTCGAGGTCGGCCGTCACGTAGTGGGCGGTGGCGCCGATCAGCTTCACGCCCCGGTCGTGCGCCTGGTAGTAGGGCTTGGCGCCCTTGAAGCTCGGCAGGAAGCTGTGGTGGATGTTGATCGCCCGGCCGTCGAGCTTGCGGCACAGGTCGTCCGACAGCACCTGCATGTAGCGCGCCAGCACCACCAGCTCGGCGCCCTCGGCCTGGATGATCTCGAACTGCTTGGCTTCGGCCTGCGGCTTGGTCGCGGCCGTCACCGGGATGTGGTGGAAGGGCACGTTGTAGCTGGCCGCCAGCTGGTAGAAATCGCGGTGGTTGCTGACGATGGCGCGGATGTCCAGCGCCAGCAGGCCGCTCTTCCAGCGGAACAGCAGGTCGTTGAGGCAGTGGCCCTCCTTGCTCACCATGATGACCGTCTTCATCGGCTCGTCCTGGCGGTGCAGGCTCCAGGCCATCGGATGCTGGGCGGCGAAACCGCCCAGGGCCTCGCGCAGGGCCGGCGTGTCGAGTTCGCAGCGGAACTGCATGCGCATGAAGAAGAGGCCGGTGGCGTGGTCGTTGTACTGGGCCGCCTCTTCGATGTTGGCGCCGCGCTCGAACAGGAAACCGGAGACGGCGTGGACGATGCCCGGACGGTCGGGGCAGGACAGCGTGAGGATGTAGGCGTGCGTCATAGGGCGGCGATTGTCGCAGGGCAGGCCTAAACTTCCGGCGCGTGGTGGCGAGAACTCTCGGAACAGCACGGGATTTGACGAATCCCGAACTTCAACCGAGCCGCGAAACCACCCATGACCGACCTGGCGGAATCCACACCCTGTCTGCTGCAGCAGACCGAACTGCAGGCCCAGCGAGAGAGCCTGCGCCAGGCCATCGTGCGCGACGCACTGCGCCTGGGCCCCACGCTCACCTTCGACCTCAAGCGGGTGCTGACCCAGGCCGGCCTCTGCCACACCGCCGGCCGGCTGCTGTGGCAGGCCATCCGGCACCTGCAGCCCCGGCTGCTGATCGGCCCCGGCTTCGGCGGCCTGCCCCTGGCCTATGCGGTCGCCCACCATGCGCTGGAAGCCGACGGCGTGGACCTGGCCCTGTGGCTGGTGCGGGACAAACGCAAGACCTACTACTCCCAGCGCTGGATCGAGGGGCCGGAGCTGCCCGCCGACGTGCGGGCGGTCGTCATCGACGACTTCCTGGGCGCCGGCTCGGTGCTCGACCTGGTCGAGCAGGCCATGGCCGACGAGAAACGCCAGGCCCGGCTGTGCGGCCTGGGTGTGCTGCTCGACAACTGGACCCCGCTGGGCTCGCGCCAGATCGGCCTGCGGCTGTTCCCGGTGCTGTCGGTCTTCCGGCGCCACGACCTGGGCCTGAGCCGCGACTGCTTCGACGCCCGCCCGCCCGACATGCAGGGCGCGGCACCGCCCTTCGTGCGCCGCATGGCCTGGTGGCGCTTCGCCTTCAACGGGCATACCCGCCATCCCTTCAAGTCCTCGCCCGCCGTCGCCGACGACTCGGTGTTCGCGGTGGACGACGGCGGCACGGCCTGGCGTTTCGACGGCGCCAGCGGCGAGGCGCTCTGGCGCACCCCGCCCGCCGGCGTCCACTACAAGGGCGTGGTGCAGCGCCTGCAGCATGTGGACGGCAGCATCGTCTACGGCAGCTACGACGGCACCCTGACACGGCTGTGCGCGCGCAGCGGTGCCATCGTCTGGCGGCTGCGGGTGGATTCGAGTGTGCATGCCACATCCTGGGTCGATGCTGCTTCGGGCCGGCTGTTCATCAACACCGAGCAGTCGAACCGGGGCGAGCCGTGCGGCCATCTGCAGGCCCTGGACTGGGCCTGCGGCCGGCCGCTGTGGCGCCGCCCGCAGGCTTTCTGGCCGCCGGGCTCACCGGTGTTCGACCGGCAGGCTGCGGCGGTGCTGGCCACCGCCAACGACGGCTTGCTGGTCTGTGTGGACGCGGCCAGCGGTGAACTGCGCTGGTCGGTGCAGACCCAGGGGCTGGTGCGCGGGCAGCCGGTGGTCACGCCGGACCGGCGGGTGGCCGTCGCGACCGAGGACGGCCATCTGCAGGCCTTCGACCTCGCCACCGGCGCCTTGCTGGCATCCCGGCCTTACGGGCCCGGGCTGCGGCACCAGGTGCTGCTGTCCTCGGCGTCATGCCTCTACGCCTTCGACGCCCGGTCCCATCTGCTGGCCTTGCGGCATGGCGACCTGGCGCTGCAGTGGCTGTCGCGCCTGCGCAGCCCCGGCGCGGTCGGCCCGCTGCGCTGGGGGCGGTACCTGCTGGTGCTGTCCGAAGAAGGGCACCTGGCCGTCTTCGACGAGAGCCGCGGCCTGAAGTTGTGGGAAGGCGCGATCAAGGGACAGTACCGCCAGCTGCCCGCGTTGGGCACGGTGGCGGGCCGCCCGGTGCTGGCCTGCGCGAGCGAGGCCTCGGGCCTGCTGCTCTACGAAATCGATGCTTTTTACGGAGATTCGCCCGATGCCTGAGCTTGCCGAAACCGCCGCCCGCTGGTTCATCGTGTCCCAGGTGAAGTCCAACCGCGTCGTGTACTTCACGGACGACCCGGACTACCAGCCGCCGATGGAAGGCAACTGGTACTTCGTCTCGGTCTTCCAGGGCGATCTGCCCGAGGCCATGACCTTGCGCAACTGCTGGAGCTGGCGCTTCAATGGCGACAGCTTCCAGGATGCGCAGGAGCCCCCTGTGCCCGAGCCGCAGCAGGCACTGCTGGCCGCCAACCGCTCGGCCTTGCGCTACCTGCTGCGCGAGAAGATCAACCGCTGGCGCACCCCCACGGCCGCCAACTGCTACCTGGGCGAAATGCTGTGGGCCGACAAGCTGGAGGAGGCTCGCCGTCATGCAGCGGCGGCCGGGGAAGGGCGCTTCGTGCTGCTGCAGAGCCTGGCCGCCGCGCGCGGGATCGGCCTGGCCGAGGCGGCGGAGCTGATCCTGGCGGCATCCGCCCGGCGCGAGGCGGTCCTGCACGAGAGCGAGGCGGTACGCGAGCGTTTTGCCCATGCCATCGAGCAGGCCGACTCGCAGGAAGCCTTGATGGCCCTGCGCCAGGACTTGATGGACATGGTGCATCCCCACGACGCCCCGCGGACCGCCATGACCATCA contains the following coding sequences:
- a CDS encoding outer membrane protein assembly factor BamB family protein translates to MTDLAESTPCLLQQTELQAQRESLRQAIVRDALRLGPTLTFDLKRVLTQAGLCHTAGRLLWQAIRHLQPRLLIGPGFGGLPLAYAVAHHALEADGVDLALWLVRDKRKTYYSQRWIEGPELPADVRAVVIDDFLGAGSVLDLVEQAMADEKRQARLCGLGVLLDNWTPLGSRQIGLRLFPVLSVFRRHDLGLSRDCFDARPPDMQGAAPPFVRRMAWWRFAFNGHTRHPFKSSPAVADDSVFAVDDGGTAWRFDGASGEALWRTPPAGVHYKGVVQRLQHVDGSIVYGSYDGTLTRLCARSGAIVWRLRVDSSVHATSWVDAASGRLFINTEQSNRGEPCGHLQALDWACGRPLWRRPQAFWPPGSPVFDRQAAAVLATANDGLLVCVDAASGELRWSVQTQGLVRGQPVVTPDRRVAVATEDGHLQAFDLATGALLASRPYGPGLRHQVLLSSASCLYAFDARSHLLALRHGDLALQWLSRLRSPGAVGPLRWGRYLLVLSEEGHLAVFDESRGLKLWEGAIKGQYRQLPALGTVAGRPVLACASEASGLLLYEIDAFYGDSPDA
- the purU gene encoding formyltetrahydrofolate deformylase, coding for MTHAYILTLSCPDRPGIVHAVSGFLFERGANIEEAAQYNDHATGLFFMRMQFRCELDTPALREALGGFAAQHPMAWSLHRQDEPMKTVIMVSKEGHCLNDLLFRWKSGLLALDIRAIVSNHRDFYQLAASYNVPFHHIPVTAATKPQAEAKQFEIIQAEGAELVVLARYMQVLSDDLCRKLDGRAINIHHSFLPSFKGAKPYYQAHDRGVKLIGATAHYVTADLDEGPIIEQDVARVDHSKTVEDFTAQGRDTESQVLARAVKWHSEHRVLQNGHKTVIFK
- a CDS encoding cupin domain-containing protein; the encoded protein is MSIQRLTRDAALALPLQALDSVNGAPRSATELQLPGREKAEFGIWESEPGRFQRTVEEGEIMVILSGYAVFTGTDGQRTEMAEGDTLMFPPMTKGEWVVEKKLRKLYVLL